A single region of the Novosphingobium sp. genome encodes:
- a CDS encoding putative urea ABC transporter substrate-binding protein has translation MTGSFRKTRNLALMAAVAMVASCSPTTSDSAKPRHEFNIGWSIYTGWMPWPYAHQAGIVKKWEDKYGIKINIVQVNDYVESVNQYTAGKFDGVTVTNMDALTIPAAGGKDTSAIILGDYSNGNDGILVKGGDKVGDIKGKSIYLAELTVSHYLLARALDTAKLSFNDVKTVNTSDADIVGAFASPDVKAAVAWNPQRSTMKAQAGVKQVFSSADVPGEILDLLVVDTNTLKANPNLGKALAGIWYDTIKLMTQQNAKGQEARAQMAKLAGAKPDVFDSQIATTYLYDDPKSAVAATTAPALETTMKRVRDFSFSKGLFKGATSADAVGIGFPGGKTLGDSQHVTLRFDESFMKMAADGKL, from the coding sequence ATGACGGGATCTTTCCGCAAGACACGCAATCTCGCTTTGATGGCCGCCGTGGCAATGGTGGCATCCTGCTCTCCCACCACCAGTGACAGTGCCAAGCCGCGTCATGAATTCAACATCGGCTGGTCAATCTACACCGGCTGGATGCCATGGCCTTATGCGCATCAGGCTGGTATCGTGAAGAAGTGGGAAGATAAATACGGCATCAAGATCAACATCGTTCAGGTGAATGATTATGTTGAGTCGGTCAATCAATACACCGCCGGAAAATTCGATGGCGTGACGGTGACCAATATGGATGCCCTCACCATCCCGGCTGCGGGTGGCAAGGACACCAGCGCGATCATCCTGGGTGATTATTCCAACGGCAATGACGGCATTCTGGTCAAGGGTGGCGACAAGGTCGGGGATATCAAGGGCAAGTCGATCTATCTGGCCGAGCTGACGGTGTCGCATTATCTGCTGGCTCGCGCGCTCGATACCGCCAAACTGTCCTTCAACGATGTGAAGACGGTCAACACCTCGGACGCAGATATTGTCGGCGCCTTTGCCAGCCCCGATGTGAAGGCGGCGGTGGCTTGGAACCCGCAGCGTTCGACGATGAAGGCGCAGGCGGGCGTGAAGCAGGTCTTCAGCTCTGCCGATGTGCCGGGCGAAATCCTCGATCTGCTGGTGGTCGATACCAACACGCTCAAAGCCAACCCCAATCTGGGCAAGGCGCTGGCGGGCATCTGGTACGATACGATCAAGCTGATGACGCAGCAGAATGCCAAGGGGCAGGAAGCGCGCGCGCAGATGGCCAAGCTGGCCGGCGCCAAGCCCGATGTCTTCGACAGCCAGATTGCCACGACCTATCTCTATGACGATCCCAAGTCTGCCGTTGCCGCCACCACCGCTCCCGCGCTGGAAACGACGATGAAGCGGGTGCGCGATTTCAGCTTCTCCAAGGGGCTGTTCAAAGGCGCGACTTCGGCCGATGCGGTGGGGATTGGCTTCCCCGGTGGCAAGACCTTGGGCGACAGCCAGCATGTCACCCTGCGCTTCGACGAAAGCTTCATGAAAATGGCCGCCGACGGCAAGCTGTGA
- a CDS encoding ABC transporter permease, protein MRWVNRHMRRQDRLFLGGLPIALLLLLYLFTAMQRHSINPADKILPLPAGMAQSLGALMAQPDPLSGKLIFVADTMASLERLGIGIGISTLIALFAGLALGVLPPVRATFGPLVTGIAVIPPIALLPILFIALGLGETAKIALIVLGIAPAMLRDLAGHVAALPREQIIKAQTLGAGSWQIMIRVALPQAMPRLLQVVRLSLGPAWVFLISAEAIASDVGLGYRIFLVRRYLAMDVIIPYVVWIALLAILMDAVLALMSRRLFPWAHGASH, encoded by the coding sequence ATGCGTTGGGTAAACCGTCACATGCGGCGACAGGACCGCCTGTTTTTGGGCGGGCTGCCGATTGCGCTGTTGCTGCTGCTCTATCTCTTCACGGCGATGCAGCGCCACAGCATCAATCCGGCGGACAAGATCCTGCCGCTGCCCGCCGGCATGGCGCAGAGCCTTGGCGCGTTGATGGCGCAGCCCGACCCGCTTTCGGGCAAGCTGATCTTTGTGGCCGACACTATGGCCAGTCTTGAAAGGCTTGGCATCGGCATCGGCATTTCCACGCTGATCGCGCTGTTTGCGGGCCTCGCGCTGGGCGTGCTGCCGCCGGTACGCGCCACCTTCGGGCCGCTGGTGACGGGCATTGCGGTGATCCCGCCGATTGCCTTGCTGCCGATCCTGTTTATCGCGCTGGGGCTGGGCGAGACCGCCAAGATCGCGCTCATTGTGCTGGGTATTGCGCCTGCCATGCTGCGCGATCTGGCGGGCCATGTTGCAGCCCTGCCGCGCGAACAGATCATCAAGGCGCAGACCCTGGGCGCGGGCAGTTGGCAGATCATGATCCGCGTTGCCCTGCCTCAGGCCATGCCGCGTTTGCTGCAGGTGGTGCGCCTGTCGCTCGGGCCCGCATGGGTGTTCCTGATTTCGGCCGAGGCGATCGCTTCGGATGTCGGCCTTGGTTATCGGATCTTTCTGGTGCGGCGTTATCTGGCGATGGATGTGATCATCCCCTATGTCGTGTGGATCGCCTTGCTGGCGATCCTGATGGATGCCGTGCTGGCGCTGATGAGCCGTCGTCTCTTCCCCTGGGCCCATGGAGCAAGCCATTGA
- a CDS encoding ATP-binding cassette domain-containing protein — protein sequence MSALLSLCGVWVEYGDKVVLEKVDLDVEAGSFVSIVGPSGAGKSSFLRVILGQEVPTRGSILLDGVPLAPECGPDRGVVFQRYSVFPHLTALRNVVFGLECEKAPLAARLFGSARRAAEEEAAAMLKAVGLGDSLYLYPAQMSGGMQQRLAIAQALIKRPRILLLDEPFGALDPGIRADMHALIRQLWSDYALTIIMVTHDIREAFSLGTRVLALDKRRHDPHAPHRYGATAVYDLRLDRKGQPSLGITVDNNGNKLEGAA from the coding sequence TTGAGCGCGCTCCTCAGCCTGTGCGGCGTCTGGGTCGAATATGGCGACAAGGTCGTGCTGGAGAAGGTCGACCTCGATGTCGAGGCGGGTTCCTTCGTCTCCATTGTCGGCCCGTCGGGCGCTGGCAAGAGCAGCTTCCTGCGCGTCATCCTCGGGCAAGAGGTGCCGACACGGGGCTCCATCCTGCTCGACGGCGTACCGCTGGCCCCGGAATGCGGGCCGGATCGCGGCGTGGTCTTCCAGCGCTATTCGGTGTTTCCGCATCTGACGGCGCTGCGCAATGTGGTCTTCGGGCTGGAATGCGAAAAGGCGCCACTGGCCGCAAGGCTTTTCGGCAGTGCCCGCCGCGCCGCCGAGGAAGAGGCCGCCGCCATGCTCAAGGCGGTGGGGCTGGGCGACAGCCTGTATCTCTACCCGGCGCAAATGTCGGGCGGCATGCAGCAGCGTCTGGCCATCGCTCAGGCGCTGATCAAGCGCCCGCGCATCCTGCTGCTCGACGAGCCCTTCGGCGCGCTCGATCCCGGCATTCGCGCCGATATGCACGCGCTGATCCGCCAATTGTGGAGCGATTACGCGCTGACCATCATCATGGTCACGCATGATATCCGCGAGGCTTTCAGCCTTGGCACCCGCGTTCTGGCGCTCGACAAGCGCCGCCATGATCCGCATGCGCCGCATCGTTATGGCGCCACGGCGGTCTATGATCTGCGGCTCGATCGGAAAGGGCAGCCTTCCCTCGGTATTACCGTTGACAACAATGGTAATAAATTGGAGGGTGCAGCATGA
- a CDS encoding CopG family ribbon-helix-helix protein, which translates to MSSESTLARLSISLPADLFRQLDMMVEERELPSRSQLISELIRHALAEHEALIRPEEMLAGTITLVYRGERGRVRHQLAQTEAEFLREVISAQHVFLEDDQSLEVLLVQGPAIRLKELCDSLRRVRGVQQLELVTTTALLPPLHEQGHEQNAKRKGTGE; encoded by the coding sequence ATGAGTTCAGAATCGACCCTGGCCCGGCTGAGCATCAGCCTGCCCGCCGACCTCTTCCGACAGCTTGATATGATGGTGGAAGAACGGGAATTGCCCTCCCGCTCGCAGCTGATTTCCGAGCTGATCCGCCATGCCCTGGCCGAGCATGAAGCGCTGATCCGCCCCGAGGAGATGCTCGCGGGCACGATCACGCTGGTCTATCGCGGTGAGCGTGGGCGCGTGCGCCACCAGCTCGCCCAGACCGAAGCCGAATTTCTGCGTGAGGTGATTTCCGCGCAGCATGTCTTCCTTGAGGACGACCAGTCGCTGGAGGTCCTGCTGGTGCAGGGCCCGGCGATCCGTCTGAAGGAGCTGTGTGACTCGCTGCGCCGGGTGCGCGGCGTGCAGCAGCTTGAACTCGTCACCACCACGGCGCTCCTGCCGCCCCTTCATGAACAGGGGCATGAGCAGAATGCCAAGCGGAAAGGAACAGGCGAATGA
- a CDS encoding urea amidolyase associated protein UAAP1 — MSQILANPLAARDHARAMGGTQVDTMPIIPPVATDLPEDVAAEDLLWEETIAAGGYATRRLSRGTRLRLIDLQGDACASLMLFNAEMPTERLNVADTVKIQWNAYLEAGKLLLSDMGRVLMSILEDDAETHDTFCGTSNEAVNTRKYGDGRNSGAFPNGHDRLLLGAAKHGLGRRDVHPCINLFKGTRIEADGTITPVIGPFDVGRSVTLRAEMDVIVVIANCPHVLDPREAWSVSPLRVSAWRGAVTPTQDPIRNATPEGLRAFQNVEDYYRR; from the coding sequence ATGAGCCAGATTTTGGCCAACCCTCTGGCCGCGCGCGATCACGCCCGCGCCATGGGCGGCACGCAGGTCGATACCATGCCGATCATCCCCCCGGTTGCCACCGACCTGCCCGAGGATGTGGCCGCAGAGGATCTGCTGTGGGAAGAGACCATCGCAGCGGGCGGCTATGCCACGCGGCGTCTGTCGCGCGGCACGCGGCTGCGGCTGATCGACCTGCAGGGCGATGCCTGCGCCTCGCTGATGCTCTTCAACGCCGAGATGCCGACCGAAAGGCTCAATGTCGCCGATACGGTCAAGATCCAGTGGAACGCCTATCTGGAGGCCGGCAAGCTGCTGCTTTCGGATATGGGCCGCGTGCTGATGAGCATTCTGGAGGATGACGCGGAAACCCACGACACCTTCTGCGGCACCTCCAATGAAGCGGTCAACACGCGCAAATATGGTGATGGCCGCAACAGCGGGGCCTTTCCCAATGGGCACGACCGCTTGCTGCTGGGCGCTGCCAAGCACGGGCTTGGCCGCCGCGACGTTCACCCCTGCATCAACCTGTTCAAGGGCACGCGCATCGAGGCGGACGGCACGATCACCCCGGTGATCGGCCCCTTCGATGTGGGCCGCAGCGTGACCCTGCGCGCGGAGATGGATGTGATCGTGGTCATCGCCAACTGCCCCCATGTGCTTGACCCGCGTGAGGCGTGGAGCGTCTCGCCGCTGCGCGTCTCCGCCTGGCGCGGCGCGGTCACGCCCACCCAGGACCCCATTCGCAATGCGACGCCGGAGGGCCTGCGCGCCTTCCAGAACGTC